From a single Aspergillus puulaauensis MK2 DNA, chromosome 2, nearly complete sequence genomic region:
- a CDS encoding uncharacterized protein (COG:S;~EggNog:ENOG410PTJV) has product MDVPAKVRAQNYELAYASPRLFPTTFRDPVFAQAGTLGPDGRRRRAVHCISDPDISPVYPDGFVNEDLRAGGPHLCKLPIDIEFLKPSHPFYEPLCAPESSVIQRVREILTEWKVAYTDTHAMLQTWKFRRRLGGVPTLVISATRERDEVDKSWMFCARHIQEYLVTVLPRLQDHGQDLDEGEDKPLTQPLPHVIRVEIAAPSVFMGDSLHPVDQCDEIFSIWNEVCQAVTGKINLVDVVTVGCYRLGDSDDAFECPPTISVGVKHDSGRSWKDIREEIVDLLGERGLGMVGVKIHKERLWGHWGPGDD; this is encoded by the exons ATGGATGTTCCTGCCAAAGTCCGAGCACAGA ACTATGAACTCGCCTACGCCTCCCCCAGACTGTTCCCCACAACCTTCAGAGACCCAGTCTTCGCCCAGGCTGGCACTCTAGGTCCAGAcggccgccgccgacgagccGTCCATTGTATATCCGATCCTGATATTAGCCCAGTCTACCCTGACGGATTCGTCAATGAAGACCTCCGCGCTGGAGGCCCCCATTTGTGCAAATTACCCATCGATATCGAGTTCCTAAAACCATCCCATCCGTTTTATGAGCCTCTTTGTGCACCCGAAAGCAGTGTTATACAGCGTGTTCGGGAGATATTGACGGAATGGAAGGTGGCATATACAGATACCCACGCTATGCTGCAGACATGGAAATTTCGAAGAAGACTTGGAGGAGTTCCTACTCTTGTGATATCAGCTACTCGGGAGAGAGACGAGGTAGACAAGTCATGGATGTTCTGTGCGAGGCATATACAGGAGTATCTCGTTACTgtccttcctcgtcttcaagaTCACGGCCAGGATctggacgaaggcgaagacaAACCTCTAACCCAGCCGCTGCCGCACGTTATCAGGGTTGAGATAGCGGCCCCATCTGTCTTTATGGGAGATTCCTTACACCCAGTGGATCAATGTGACGAGATATTTTCCATCTGGAATGAGGTTTGTCAGGCAGTCACTGGAAAAATCAACCTAGTCGACGTCGTGACGGTTGGGTGCTATCGGCTCGGAGATAGCGACGATGCGTTTGAGTGTCCACCGACTATTTCAGTTGGCGTGAAGCACGATTCGGGGAGGAGTTGGAAGGACATAAGGGAAGAAATCGTTGACCTGCTTGGTGAGAGGGGATTGGGGATGGTGGGTGTGAAGATTCACAAGGAGAGGCTGTGGGGGCATTGGGGACCGGGAGATGATTGA